The following nucleotide sequence is from Solea senegalensis isolate Sse05_10M unplaced genomic scaffold, IFAPA_SoseM_1 scf7180000014218, whole genome shotgun sequence.
CATTGGTTACCTGTATAAGATCGCATTGCcttgaattgtatttattttatcattttatttaactgtacTGATTTAGAATGACCTGCTCTTTTTGAGTaggtctctctctgttttgggggtggggttagggtaagggaggGAATTTGGAGCTATGGGTTAGGGTTCAtgtatgttttgaaaataaaatattccaaAAGAAAAGCATCAAGTAAATGTTTTAGGTGTTCTGAAATCACAGTTCGAATTTCACTCTGTCTCGTGCTTTGTTGCACTTTGTGTGTCATCGTGTTTCCTGCTGAGACGAGGATAAAGCACTCGGGGACACAATGTAACAAAAACTGCGTAACGCCACGTCACGTGAAGCTACGTTACTCATCACAGGTCACACGTGTGACACCGTTTGTCTCACAGtcgaaggaaaaaaaaaacaacagtgactgATGGTGAGTTTGATTTACAGCAACTCTTGCGAAAGTGAttaaagaaaggaaggaaagaaggaaggaagggccAGGGCAAGGGATGAATGTGTGGAAAGGGTGCCAGAGGTTATGATGACACATCAGAGTGGGAAAACATTCCCCCAATGATGGAATAGTCTATGAAGCCTGATAGTTCACACACTGCTACTGTCCCAGATGAAGCGTCTCATACACGATGTGAGGTCTGAGAGTTACGGAtcctcacacaaacacgtctTTGTGAGCGTTATCACCATGTCTGGTCGACATACACACTGATGTCTGCCCATTATTTACATCatctgacgtgtgtgtgtgtgtgtgtgggggggggctcTCGAACAACATGAACATGACATAACATATACAACGTCTATAACAATAgacatttctgtgtctgttcCTCGTGAAAGTCTTCAGggggctttctttttttactctgaCGTCGTCcctgaggaaaagacagacagTCATTATTAAGGAGCATGGACTTTACCACAGCACACAGACCCAGGGGCgagacccggtcagaacaaggacctttctgcatggagtttgcatgttctgccagtgtgtgtgtgtgggtttcctccaggttctccagtttcctcccacagtccaaaaacgagATTTATCTAGTGACCCCTgaagagggagaagccaaaagcaagtgacatggacacagaggggcagaaaaataatgttaaaatgtcataactgaacaaattaaatcataatttctttctttctttgagcTTCTGGTGGTTAAAGTCTAAATAAAGCAGTCACATCAGCTTCCTTTAACTTTGTCACATGTTCCTACGGCGTCTCCCAACAGCCTGTAATGACACAGCAAAACATCTTATCGTTAATATTACCGTGTATGAGCATGTAATAAGAAATATTCAACACTTCAGGGTTCTTaatttgaatatactgtacCCTATAAGACAGGCCGAACATTTGCTTGAAATATTTTTAGTGGAACGGATCcatgatttattacatttccaCGTGCTTTAACaactgaaagacaaacattgaACTTTTTCagaataatgttttattttctgttcaaGGAAAATAGTAGTGGAGAGTGTAGAGAGAAAGCAGATTAATATTACAGTTGTCTTGCCTCTGAAACCAAAAACAGGGGAGGACAAATGTTTGTCCTTATAAGACAAATGTCCACTTCTCTATATTTGCCAGCAAACTCTACTtctgtttagtttgttgttgAGGAAGAGTTGTGTGAATGTGTACGGTGGCCTCTTTGCAGCCCAGCACTGTCCCCTGGTGGTGAAACAGCTCTGTAGcatctttgtatttatttaattacaaaaatattttgttcCACATTGTATGTGCATCGAGTTGGTTTTAAACGTTGGTACTTCAAATAAGGGCTGCcacaattaataattaataatgataattaactGTTCTGATTAGTTTGAGGGTTTTTGTCGacctttcagcttcttaaatgttaatattttcaatTCTTTGgaccatataacaaaaaaaataatcatcattttgGGGTTTGGGGGAAACACCACTCaagatttttcaacatttatggtgcaaacaactaattgattcaTGAAGAAAAGAATCAACAGTAAATGTTAATTGTGGCCCTAACTTCAAACATTTGCTCATTGCTTCAAGACACAAAATGAGCCACATGTGTGTAGAAAACATAACAGACTAGATAACAATATTCTCAAAACTGtgcatcattttatttctgctgAAAAAAGCTGCCATCATTTGGATTAAAGACGCCAAAATAAAGTTTGAACTCGACTTAAATAACTGCCAATGCAACGCAACGAAGACTGAAGACGGCACCACTGAATCCGACATAAATGTAACGTGGAAACACGCTCCACGACAACAGGAATAGTCTGCTGATGACTCCAGGTGAGTAACTGTGGCAACCACCAAATATAGAGACGAGATGATCGCcacagaaagaaagatgaaCACTGCGAAGACAGTACCGTAGACCAACGATGACAGCAGCCGTTTcgctctaaaataaaaaatcttctgtcaagaaaaacaagagtcaAATCTGTTTGGACCAGAACAACTTCTTATAAAAACGATGTCgtacaaaagaaaatcacaggtgtgaACTGACAACAATGGCGTTTATGACAAATCGGTAATATATATGACATAATAGCAACATATTTACAATCAAGGTCCAGTCCTCACGACGACAGCCATGCAAACAATGAGCGACCCATCAGCTAAAAGAACTCAACAaggaaagaacaacaacaaagacatatTTTAACACAAATCGGAACATAAAAAAAGGTTCTGGCATCAGTCTTTGTGGATTAATTGTGGATTATGAACATGAGTGTGAACACACAGCAGCCGACAGAAACGCTGTTCGTTTACCAGATTTCATCGGTTTGTAGAGTCAGACGTCTACGGAGCAGAAGCAGGTAGAGTTCCAGGGAAAGAAGTGTTTGCGGGTCAATGAGTCCACACTTCACTGGCCCATAAATGGTTGTGACGGAGCCACCGTCGAGCGGAGGAAATGTCCAGTGTGAAAACCTGCTCCTGCGAGGAGTTAACTGCCGTGTAGTGAACGGTAAGTTTGGGCTGAGGGATACAAGCTGCCGAGAGGAGGCGGCTGCCGGCGGACAAGTACTCGCTCTCGCCACTTTGAGTCCTGGAAGAGTAGGAAGAGCAGGAGtgtgacacacacgcagacgAGGCGTCGCCGTCACACCCACGCAAACAATGAACGTTACCTCTTGAGAATGATGCTGAGGCAGGAGGTGGTGTTCTCCGGGAGCTGGAGGACGGCCGTCGCGTTGACGGCGATGAACATCTCAAAGGTGAGAGCCAGCTCCACCTCCCCCAAGCGACACGGCACAATCAGCGTCATGAAACCAGACGGAGCCGACACGCCATTGTAGTAACCTACACTCAGAGAGtctgaccaacacacacacacaccagtgaattttaatttacaactgtctaatgctgcttttccactacatggtcccagcacgcctcgcctcgcctcgacTCTACATGGTTCGGTTGGTTTTTCATTAcatcctcaacgtgggcggggtcaaagtagtgactagtgacttgtaaagcagtacttaatcattagaatcagttaattacaaagattagttcagtacttcctgcatgatcggagcacagactccatccaccacagtcactgaagtgaaatacggtggcaggggttgtgatgcggccCGTCGCTATAGATTTCCTTTgctgaatgttggagattaacgccaAGTTTTCAGGGTTTTAAAGTCTTTTGttcattgttcactttgattatTGTGTCGCacatcgcgctcatgactcttcctgtgacgacactctgaccaatcagtggacggcagtctgacgaAGTCACCCATAGAATGGGCTCAGCTGTATCGCTAATGGTAAAGCAAcaaaactgtgccgtgccgagaaCAGTCGAGTCACgtcgggaccatgtagtggaaaagcagcattcgtccatggttctcaaactgtggtacgagtttcctctggtggtacttggaggaaaatctgaaatactgttctactgtataaaccagggcgtgtgatcggagtggagctgaggaaccGAGGGCGGCCTACATAAAACAAgtcccttgcctaaagtacatataaaacacttatttttaaaCGCACActagtggtgtttttttgttttttttttataacatggATTTTGTTGAGCAAcattgctgcttttattttgtcagactGAGGTTTGGTACACAAACCAATCAAAATGTGCATAACTGACGGCATGAACCTGCAAATACTcataaatacaaatgtgcacAGCTGCTGACAAACAGGTTTCTTCTTTAAATCGTCAAACTGCACTGAAGCAGTGAAGCGGTAAAGTTTAAGCTCTTCACTGCCTGGCCACAACCCAGGCAGTAATATGACTGAGCTTGTTATTACTAACACTGATTGCACCAGTTTCTTCCTATAAAAGGATTGTTTTTACTGGTCCTTATGACTTAGTTGCTTAACTCCATTACACTTGGTGTGAATAGAGAGgtacattcaatttctgccaataaacgttacacactgggcctttcatatgaaatgttgacattttttcaCGTAATTACACGGGCGAGGCGATTCTTCTACGCTTCATATTAATAAAATAGGTGATACTTACGTCTGAAGACTTCCCGCGCGCGCAGCCACAGGTTTTGTTTGCCCAGCTTGTGCAACAGTATGTGGAGTACAGACTGGTCCACGGCCAGGTTCTTAGAGAACATGAAGTCCACAGTGTCTGAGGCCACGGGGAGgatctgtctgtccacacacacttgGAGGTGAGAGTTGAACACAGGACTGTGTCTGGAGACGTTGATCATGTCTGGAGGAAAATAACTAGATGGCTAAGAATTGTAGGACGGAGAGAAGAAGGCATTATCATAACACTTTATACATCTCCAGGTTGTTGTGTTCGCTCACCGCTCGGCTCTTTGATTCCAGGGAGATTAGAGAGAACCTCCAGCGTGTCCCTGTGAGAGGTTTTCTCAGCCAGACGCATCAACACGTGACTCCTGCTGTCCAGATCTGCGGGCTCACACGGCCACGAGTGAGAACTCAGGAACCACTGGTTTTCTGCATTCACAAATGCAAAcaggctttttttgttgttgacagaAGTACAGGAGATATCGAATGATAATATACTGCATTTCTGGAGCACATTAAATAACAGTTTAATGTATCAGAGTTCTGTTTGGAGCAACCATACGTTTGTGTttcggttcagtttggtacagtacagtaaatttTGGATtggtaaagtcctgggtcaggcttgcatctcggctgagaacagtacctttagtTTTCTTGGTACCATTTTGCTCTGGTAAGGTGTCCCAAAAAACAGAATGGTAACATGTTGATTAGTGTTTCctaaaccttgaaatgatgacatactattcatgtcttattttgtccacaatgcaaaattattcagttttaatgatttctttgtcaaatggagcaaagaaatcagacaaTATTCTCACAttggagaagctgaaaaattagaaaGCTTGTTTTcgttacatacacacacacacacacacgtatatatatacacacatatatatttagtACCATTTCAAATAGAAacgcagagggaaaaaaagtacCGTACCGTGCCAAACTGTTTCACTCAATGGAAACATATAAGGCTATATTGGTCTTCAACGCCTCCATTTCCTTCTCAACCCCTAATTTTAATCATTATCATGACATCACTACACTTACAGGGATAGGGAAACACTTTTCAAATGTGACTGGATTtgttaaaaatatgtttatcGCATCAGCACGACTGTAAACAGGAGTTGGTGAACTGcttaactcctgtgtgctgtgatgtaaaatcgcagATTTTCTTTCTGGACTCAAAGAGTGAGCAGTTTGCAATGCAacacacagacttcagtttgCAGTCAATAGCAAAATGAAgcaataaaatctgtttttgtggcACAACTCAAGTTTCCAAGGACATTTTGTACAGcaccaaatcaaaatcaaatatgtggagcCTCTTTATCTATAAACGTTGTTCCCGTCACTGCTGCGGTTCCATCGTCCTCCATTACCTCGGAGTGTGTTCAGAGCTCCCTCCACACTACCGCTGAGCAGGAAGAGTTCAGTAGCCACGGTGACCAGGGAGCAGCGTGACGCTCCATCCTCATTCCCAAACAGGCCCTTCAGAGTGGAGAAGCTGATTTTTGAAAGGCACAGCACCTCCACTACCCTCTGTCCCTACATTTgtagacaaaacacacaaacacacgtgatATCACAACAGCTGCTTGCTGTATTTCTGTGCAGCTGTTACTAAAAAGGTTCCACCTGTCATAGCATGTGTATAAAGAAGGCAATTTCTAATTAAGTAACTGGAATGCAAATGCACAAGTTATTTGAGAGGGGGGTTATCTTACCTTGGCccactgatgtgttttgtgGTATCTCAACATGAGCGAGACACCAATTCTGCCTAAAAAGCTCTTGATCGTCGGTTCTTTGCCTTCACTCTGACACACTGAGATACGACAATAACAAAGAAGCAGGGTTTATTCTCCACTCATGTTTTTAaacgtgtattttttttaaatgtttctttttttttttacccgtcTCAGCAAAGGCAGCAAAGGGCAGAGACATTTTGCCCTTGCTCTCGGACAGAAGCGCGATAGCGATGCGACCGCAGATCTGTTCCACATTATTGGGATGAGTGCTGGACTGACAGATGTAAGTGAAAACCTTTCCCATCCACCTCCAGTCCTCTTGCTTGGTACAAAGCTGACGAGACAGGAAATATTAAAGCCAGGTTGAAGTATAATGAAAAATATCGTGAATAAAAAGGTGAGAAAAATTGAATCTACTCACCTCTATTTCCACAATAGAGTGAGCCAACTTCAGGCACTCTGGAAAGGGAGCACTGGTGGATagcaattattattactacacatCATTGTCATTCAGCTGCTTCTACTCAAATATTTGAAATCACACTATTTCAGGACAAAA
It contains:
- the LOC122760959 gene encoding protein TOPAZ1-like; protein product: MLRYHKTHQWAKGQRVVEVLCLSKISFSTLKGLFGNEDGASRCSLVTVATELFLLSGSVEGALNTLRENQWFLSSHSWPCEPADLDSRSHVLMRLAEKTSHRDTLEVLSNLPGIKEPSDMINVSRHSPVFNSHLQVCVDRQILPVASDTVDFMFSKNLAVDQSVLHILLHKLGKQNLWLRAREVFRHSLSVGYYNGVSAPSGFMTLIVPCRLGEVELALTFEMFIAVNATAVLQLPENTTSCLSIILKRTQSGESEYLSAGSRLLSAACIPQPKLTVHYTAVNSSQEQVFTLDISSARRWLRHNHLWASEVWTH